The proteins below come from a single Desulfovulcanus ferrireducens genomic window:
- the rpsF gene encoding 30S ribosomal protein S6: protein MLKKYETLLLLSPEIGADGRQAVLENLSTIIDRDQGQVLAVDEWGMKDLAYPVRKQTRGYYVRLEYALPPEFVGELERNIRITDGIFKFLTVKLADKFEQEEK from the coding sequence ATGCTTAAGAAGTACGAGACACTTCTCTTGCTCAGTCCGGAAATCGGGGCTGATGGTCGGCAGGCAGTTCTCGAAAATCTGTCGACAATAATTGATAGGGACCAAGGGCAGGTCCTGGCGGTTGATGAGTGGGGAATGAAAGACTTGGCCTATCCAGTGCGCAAGCAGACCAGAGGTTATTATGTTCGCTTGGAATATGCCCTGCCGCCAGAGTTTGTTGGTGAGCTGGAGCGCAATATCAGGATCACTGACGGTATTTTTAAGTTTTTGACCGTGAAGCTGGCGGACAAATTTGAGCAGGAGGAAAAGTAG
- a CDS encoding fumarate reductase iron-sulfur subunit: MVRMLNINIFRYNPENPDSKPHMQAYYLDETDNMTLFIALNRIREEQDPSLQFDFCCRAAICGACAMIINGRPGLACHTKTKDLPDQINLMPLPGFKMIGDLSVDTGTWFRSMNERIESWVHTDKEFDPEAEEERMDNALAEQVYELDRCIECGCCVAACATAQMREDFLGAVALNRIARFILDPRDKRTDKDYFEVIGTDQGIFGCMGLLACEDVCPKKLPLQDQLGYLRRKMGLSVVKKFFSWKK, translated from the coding sequence ATGGTCAGAATGCTCAATATCAATATCTTCCGCTACAATCCAGAGAACCCTGATTCAAAACCGCACATGCAAGCCTACTATCTGGATGAAACAGATAATATGACCTTGTTTATTGCTTTGAACCGGATTCGCGAAGAGCAGGATCCCTCTTTGCAGTTTGATTTTTGTTGCCGGGCAGCAATTTGCGGGGCCTGCGCCATGATAATTAATGGCCGTCCGGGTTTGGCCTGCCACACTAAAACCAAAGACCTGCCTGATCAGATCAATCTTATGCCTTTACCTGGCTTTAAGATGATAGGAGATCTATCTGTGGATACAGGCACGTGGTTCCGATCCATGAATGAGAGGATAGAATCCTGGGTGCACACGGACAAAGAGTTTGACCCCGAGGCTGAAGAAGAACGTATGGACAATGCCTTGGCAGAGCAGGTCTATGAATTGGATCGCTGCATTGAATGTGGCTGTTGTGTGGCTGCCTGTGCCACGGCCCAGATGCGTGAAGATTTTCTGGGCGCTGTGGCTTTGAACCGGATTGCCAGGTTTATTCTCGACCCAAGGGACAAGAGGACGGATAAAGACTATTTTGAAGTTATTGGCACTGACCAGGGCATATTCGGGTGCATGGGCCTTTTGGCCTGTGAGGATGTTTGCCCCAAGAAATTGCCTCTTCAGGATCAATTAGGCTATTTACGACGCAAAATGGGTCTTTCTGTTGTGAAGAAATTTTTTTCCTGGAAGAAATAG
- the rplI gene encoding 50S ribosomal protein L9: MRVILRADIDNLGRLGDVVDVRPGYARNYLVPQGLAMPATKANLNAFELERKKLQQKMDAIRFAAQELADKLSATEVVIPVRVGENDKLYGSVTSTNIANALAEMGLEVDRRKIKLDDSIRSLGEYEVEIKLHPDVMAQVKVKVVKHGREEAQEEAEA, translated from the coding sequence ATGCGTGTAATACTTAGGGCTGATATAGATAATCTTGGGCGCCTGGGGGATGTAGTTGATGTCAGGCCTGGTTATGCTCGGAACTATCTTGTTCCTCAGGGCTTGGCCATGCCGGCTACTAAGGCCAATTTGAATGCCTTTGAGTTGGAGCGGAAAAAGCTGCAACAAAAGATGGATGCTATCCGTTTTGCCGCCCAGGAGCTGGCTGATAAGTTGAGTGCAACAGAAGTTGTTATTCCTGTGCGTGTTGGTGAAAATGACAAGCTCTACGGTTCTGTAACCTCAACCAATATTGCTAATGCTCTGGCTGAAATGGGGCTGGAAGTCGATAGACGCAAAATTAAGTTGGATGATTCTATCCGCTCCCTGGGTGAGTATGAGGTAGAGATTAAACTGCATCCTGATGTAATGGCCCAGGTTAAAGTAAAAGTAGTCAAACATGGAAGAGAAGAGGCCCAGGAAGAGGCCGAAGCATAA
- a CDS encoding DUF456 domain-containing protein, whose translation MAELFAGLFTILLILCLALNFFGLPGNWAIIGLFAIWKWTHPELNAGWLFFALLIALALVGEGIEFGASVWGAKKYGGTSKGNWGAMLGAILGSIFLAPFFLGFGALAGAFLGAYIGCFLLEKLQGRPTPEARKAAFGAMWGKVFGVVAKLGIGVGILSLSVPKVWP comes from the coding sequence ATGGCTGAATTATTTGCTGGATTGTTTACCATCCTTTTGATTTTATGCTTGGCCCTTAATTTTTTTGGCCTGCCTGGAAACTGGGCCATTATCGGATTGTTTGCCATTTGGAAGTGGACACATCCGGAGCTAAATGCCGGGTGGTTGTTTTTTGCTCTCTTGATTGCCCTGGCCTTGGTTGGTGAAGGTATTGAATTTGGTGCAAGCGTTTGGGGGGCCAAAAAATACGGAGGGACAAGCAAGGGCAATTGGGGTGCGATGCTCGGTGCAATACTGGGCTCTATTTTCCTGGCCCCTTTTTTTCTGGGTTTTGGAGCCTTAGCAGGCGCTTTTTTGGGAGCTTATATAGGCTGTTTTTTGTTAGAAAAGTTGCAGGGTCGCCCAACCCCGGAGGCCAGAAAAGCCGCCTTTGGAGCAATGTGGGGTAAAGTATTTGGTGTTGTTGCTAAACTTGGCATAGGCGTGGGGATATTGTCTTTGTCTGTGCCTAAGGTGTGGCCATAA
- a CDS encoding Fe-S-containing hydro-lyase: protein MSNEYKLQTPLTDEDILQLKAGDKVLLSGVVYTARDAAHKRLIQALDRGDKLPFPLEGAVIYYVGPSPAPPGRPIGSAGPTSSYRMDTYAPRLYGLGVKATIGKGKRSEEVKEALKEYKAVYFGATGGAGALLSKCIVQAKVIAYEELGPEAIRVLKVENFPLLVVNDAYGGELYAKPKLG, encoded by the coding sequence ATGAGTAACGAGTATAAATTGCAGACACCACTTACAGATGAAGATATTTTACAGCTTAAAGCCGGTGATAAGGTACTCCTTTCCGGAGTTGTCTATACGGCCAGGGATGCAGCGCATAAAAGATTGATCCAGGCATTGGATAGGGGAGATAAACTCCCTTTTCCTCTTGAGGGGGCGGTAATTTATTATGTGGGACCAAGCCCTGCGCCTCCGGGCCGTCCAATTGGTTCTGCCGGCCCTACAAGCAGTTACAGGATGGATACATATGCTCCAAGACTGTATGGTTTAGGTGTCAAGGCCACAATAGGCAAGGGCAAGCGTAGTGAAGAAGTTAAGGAAGCCTTGAAAGAATACAAGGCTGTTTATTTTGGTGCAACAGGGGGGGCCGGAGCATTGCTTTCCAAATGTATTGTCCAGGCCAAAGTCATAGCCTATGAGGAGCTTGGACCAGAAGCCATCCGGGTATTAAAAGTTGAGAATTTTCCACTTTTGGTAGTTAATGATGCTTATGGAGGCGAGTTGTACGCAAAACCAAAACTCGGGTAA
- the purE gene encoding 5-(carboxyamino)imidazole ribonucleotide mutase, whose product MLKVAIFMGSKSDLDKVKPCAQVLADLGVEYEMTITSAHRTPERTESLIKEMEDKGCQVFICAAGMAAHLAGAVAARTIRPVIGIPISASSMGGFDALLSTVQMPPGFPVGTVAIDKAGAKNAAWMAAQILALNDASLSEKIKAFRQKMQEEVERAAEEIGE is encoded by the coding sequence ATGCTTAAGGTAGCAATTTTTATGGGAAGTAAATCTGATCTGGATAAAGTTAAACCCTGTGCACAGGTTCTGGCTGACCTGGGCGTTGAGTATGAGATGACCATAACTTCTGCCCACAGAACTCCTGAAAGAACCGAAAGCCTGATCAAGGAAATGGAGGACAAGGGCTGTCAGGTTTTCATCTGTGCTGCCGGCATGGCTGCTCATTTGGCAGGGGCAGTTGCTGCCAGGACCATACGGCCAGTGATCGGTATTCCCATTTCAGCTTCCAGTATGGGAGGATTTGATGCGCTTCTGTCCACAGTGCAAATGCCCCCCGGATTTCCCGTGGGCACTGTTGCCATAGACAAAGCCGGAGCCAAAAATGCCGCCTGGATGGCTGCACAGATTCTTGCACTTAATGATGCCTCTCTTTCTGAGAAGATCAAGGCCTTTCGGCAAAAAATGCAGGAAGAGGTGGAAAGGGCCGCGGAAGAGATTGGAGAATAG
- a CDS encoding fumarate hydratase, with protein sequence MRQIKVKEITERVAQLVVQANVSLSEDVYQAISKAREEEESSSGREILQQLLDNAKLAAETRLPLCQDTGLAVFFVELGQECCLDGDLYAAINEGVRQGYEQGYLRKSVCHPLTRENTGDNTPAIIHIDLIPGDKLKLKFMAKGGGSENMSRATMLTPAQGWEGIKEFVVNRVAEAGPNPCPPIIVGVGIGGTFDYAPILAKKALFRPLNEPHNDPEIARMEEELLAAINDLGIGPMGMGGKFTALGVKIEMAPCHIASLPLAVNIQCHSARHLEVEF encoded by the coding sequence ATGCGTCAAATCAAGGTAAAAGAAATCACGGAGAGGGTTGCACAATTGGTGGTGCAAGCCAATGTCAGCCTGTCTGAAGATGTTTATCAGGCTATCTCAAAGGCCAGGGAAGAGGAAGAGAGTTCATCCGGCAGAGAGATTTTGCAGCAGCTTTTGGACAATGCCAAATTGGCTGCTGAGACCAGGTTGCCACTTTGCCAGGATACTGGTCTGGCTGTATTTTTTGTGGAGCTAGGCCAAGAGTGTTGCCTGGATGGTGATCTGTACGCAGCCATCAACGAAGGTGTGCGCCAGGGTTATGAACAGGGGTATCTTCGCAAATCTGTTTGTCATCCTTTGACCAGGGAAAATACCGGCGATAATACTCCGGCTATTATTCATATAGACTTGATTCCGGGAGACAAACTAAAGCTCAAGTTCATGGCCAAGGGCGGAGGTAGTGAGAACATGTCCAGGGCGACCATGCTTACCCCGGCCCAGGGCTGGGAAGGGATTAAGGAATTTGTAGTGAACAGGGTTGCCGAGGCCGGTCCCAATCCTTGTCCGCCGATTATAGTAGGAGTGGGCATTGGCGGGACCTTTGACTATGCCCCTATATTGGCCAAAAAGGCCCTGTTCAGACCTTTGAACGAGCCTCACAATGACCCGGAAATTGCTAGGATGGAAGAAGAGCTGCTCGCGGCCATAAATGACTTGGGTATAGGGCCTATGGGTATGGGTGGTAAGTTTACTGCCCTGGGAGTAAAAATTGAGATGGCTCCCTGTCATATTGCCAGTTTGCCTCTGGCCGTAAACATTCAATGTCACTCAGCCAGACATCTGGAGGTAGAGTTCTAA
- the dnaB gene encoding replicative DNA helicase — MEEKRPRKRPKHKDQDQGLAGAGALDRVSAELLRKVPPQNLEAEQAVLGGVFLSNSVLHSLVDTLDEDDFYSPAHRIIYQSFLDLYRQNIPIDLVTVSEDLEKKGKLDAVGGAVYLASLTDSVAASSNAIFYARIVKEKSIRRKLIETASSIISQSFEPGQDVEDLLDKSEQQIFTITESKTKPVFRSSKELVGEVFELLEKRVDRRELVTGVPTGYYHLDEITAGFQPTDLIIIAGRPSMGKTAFALNVGMRSAVLHDVPIAIFSLEMSMEQLMMRMLCSWGKVDLKNLRTGFLNDEDWSRLYQAADALSRAPIYIDDTPALTTMEMRARCRRLKAEKDLGMVIVDYLQLMRASRRIDSREQEISEISRALKALAKEMNVPVVALSQLNRKVEERTNKRPMLSDLRESGAIEQDADLILFLYRDEVYNKKEDNPKKGRAEIIIGKQRNGPIGVVELAYLNRYTAFENLTDIPVPSENS, encoded by the coding sequence ATGGAAGAGAAGAGGCCCAGGAAGAGGCCGAAGCATAAAGACCAGGATCAGGGTCTGGCAGGCGCGGGGGCTCTGGACAGGGTCTCCGCGGAATTGTTGCGTAAAGTCCCCCCCCAAAATCTTGAGGCTGAGCAGGCCGTTTTAGGGGGGGTTTTTTTGTCTAATTCCGTCCTGCACTCCCTTGTCGATACTCTGGACGAGGATGATTTCTATTCTCCGGCCCATAGGATAATTTACCAGTCCTTTTTAGATCTTTATCGCCAGAATATTCCCATTGATCTGGTTACTGTATCAGAAGACCTGGAGAAAAAAGGCAAGCTTGATGCAGTAGGCGGGGCAGTGTATCTGGCCTCACTGACCGACTCCGTTGCTGCCAGTTCGAATGCCATTTTTTACGCCCGCATTGTCAAAGAAAAGTCCATCCGAAGAAAACTTATCGAGACGGCCTCAAGCATTATTTCCCAAAGCTTTGAACCAGGGCAGGACGTTGAAGATCTCCTGGACAAGTCAGAGCAACAGATTTTTACCATTACCGAATCTAAAACCAAGCCGGTTTTTAGATCCAGCAAAGAGTTGGTGGGCGAGGTCTTCGAGCTCCTGGAAAAGCGGGTAGACAGGAGAGAACTGGTAACAGGGGTGCCAACAGGTTATTACCACCTGGATGAAATTACAGCAGGTTTTCAGCCCACAGATTTAATAATCATTGCTGGCCGTCCGAGCATGGGTAAGACAGCCTTTGCCCTGAATGTGGGTATGCGTTCAGCAGTGCTTCATGATGTGCCAATAGCCATCTTTTCCCTGGAAATGTCCATGGAGCAACTCATGATGCGTATGCTCTGTTCCTGGGGCAAGGTGGACCTGAAGAATCTGCGTACCGGGTTTTTGAATGACGAAGACTGGAGCAGACTGTATCAGGCTGCTGACGCCCTGTCTCGAGCCCCTATATATATTGACGATACCCCTGCTCTGACCACCATGGAGATGCGTGCCAGGTGCCGGCGGCTTAAAGCTGAAAAGGATTTGGGCATGGTCATTGTGGACTATTTGCAGCTCATGCGTGCCAGCCGCCGTATTGATTCCAGGGAGCAGGAAATATCAGAAATTTCCAGGGCATTGAAGGCATTAGCCAAAGAGATGAACGTGCCCGTGGTTGCCCTGTCTCAGCTTAACCGTAAAGTAGAAGAGAGGACCAATAAAAGACCTATGCTTTCAGACCTGAGAGAATCAGGCGCCATTGAGCAGGATGCAGATTTAATACTCTTTCTTTACCGGGATGAAGTATACAATAAAAAAGAAGACAATCCCAAAAAGGGTAGGGCTGAAATCATTATTGGTAAGCAGAGAAACGGGCCTATAGGGGTAGTCGAACTTGCTTATCTCAACCGGTATACGGCCTTTGAAAATTTGACTGACATCCCCGTTCCTTCAGAGAACTCTTAA
- a CDS encoding phenylacetate--CoA ligase family protein, which yields MEYLHKEELLTRQELNRLQQVRLKNTVFQCTKSSFYRNKLAYAGVRVGDINSVQEVQKLPFTTKEDLRSQYPYGLLTVPVDKLVRLHASSGTTGAPTVIVHTRNDLNTWADLVARCMHMVGVRDTDVFQNISGYGLFTGGLGIHYGAERLGCLTIPAGAGNSKRQIKLLKDFKVTVAHIIPSYALHLSTVFDEMGVDPKSLYLRILLIGAEPHTEEIRQRIEDIYGVKAYNSYGLSEMNGPGVAFECECQEGMHIWEDAYLPEIVDPETLEPVPEGEVGELVLTTLTREGMPIIRYRTKDLTRFIPGKCPCGREHRRIDRILGRSDDMIILKGVNIYPMQVEKVLMSMPEVGQNYLIELIKEGYLDQMRVKVEIREEYFVEDMRALKELQQKIAHKLKDEILITPRVELVESNSLPKTEGKAKRVVDLRGGK from the coding sequence ATGGAGTATCTGCACAAAGAGGAGCTATTAACCCGGCAGGAATTGAACAGGTTGCAACAGGTAAGGCTTAAGAATACAGTCTTTCAGTGTACAAAATCATCTTTTTACCGGAATAAGTTGGCCTATGCCGGAGTTAGGGTGGGGGATATAAATTCAGTCCAGGAGGTACAAAAGCTACCTTTTACCACCAAGGAAGATCTGCGTTCTCAATATCCTTATGGCCTTTTGACTGTGCCAGTGGATAAACTGGTCAGGCTGCACGCCTCATCCGGGACAACAGGTGCGCCCACAGTTATTGTCCATACCCGGAACGATTTGAATACCTGGGCGGACTTGGTGGCCAGATGCATGCACATGGTCGGAGTCAGAGACACCGATGTCTTCCAGAACATAAGCGGATATGGCCTGTTTACCGGTGGCTTGGGCATTCATTACGGAGCTGAGCGCTTGGGATGCCTGACCATCCCTGCTGGGGCCGGAAACAGCAAGCGTCAGATCAAGCTACTCAAGGATTTTAAGGTCACGGTTGCGCACATTATTCCCTCTTATGCTCTCCATTTAAGCACTGTTTTTGATGAAATGGGGGTTGACCCCAAAAGCCTTTATCTGCGCATTTTGCTTATTGGCGCTGAGCCCCACACAGAAGAGATCCGACAGCGTATCGAAGATATTTATGGGGTTAAAGCTTATAACTCCTATGGATTGTCTGAGATGAACGGCCCGGGAGTGGCCTTTGAATGCGAATGCCAGGAAGGCATGCATATCTGGGAAGATGCCTACTTGCCGGAAATTGTTGATCCTGAGACTTTGGAGCCAGTACCAGAAGGTGAGGTTGGTGAACTTGTGCTGACTACCCTAACCCGAGAAGGCATGCCGATAATTCGTTATCGGACCAAGGACTTAACCAGGTTTATTCCCGGTAAATGTCCCTGCGGTCGTGAACACAGGCGCATAGATCGCATTTTAGGTCGTTCTGACGACATGATTATTCTCAAAGGGGTGAATATTTACCCAATGCAGGTGGAAAAGGTGCTTATGTCTATGCCTGAGGTGGGTCAGAATTACCTTATCGAACTGATAAAGGAAGGTTACCTGGACCAAATGCGGGTTAAAGTGGAGATTCGCGAGGAATATTTTGTAGAGGATATGCGAGCACTGAAAGAATTGCAGCAAAAAATAGCCCACAAACTCAAGGACGAGATATTGATCACCCCGCGCGTTGAATTGGTTGAGTCTAACTCTTTGCCTAAAACAGAAGGTAAAGCCAAAAGAGTTGTTGATCTAAGAGGAGGAAAATAA
- the rpsR gene encoding 30S ribosomal protein S18, whose protein sequence is MAYRRFTPRKKFCRFCANKDLVIDYKNVNILKDFITDRGKIIARRITGTCAKHQRALTREIKRARQMALLYYTATHSTEVKKKTI, encoded by the coding sequence ATGGCTTACAGGAGATTCACCCCAAGAAAGAAATTTTGTCGTTTTTGTGCTAACAAAGATCTGGTCATTGATTATAAGAATGTGAATATATTAAAAGATTTTATTACAGATCGGGGTAAGATTATTGCCCGCAGAATTACCGGTACCTGCGCCAAACACCAGCGGGCCTTGACTAGAGAGATTAAGCGGGCCAGGCAGATGGCTTTGCTCTATTATACTGCTACCCACAGCACTGAAGTGAAAAAGAAGACAATTTAG
- a CDS encoding fumarate reductase flavoprotein subunit, which translates to MIETVMTDLLCIGAGLAGERAAVEAARHGFKAICLSIVPARRSHSSAAQGGMQAALGNCVKGEGDSPDIHFEDTVKGSDWGCDQEVARMFAETAPVAIRQMAYWGVPWNRVVAGKSYYYKGGQKLEKEEKKEKEGLITARDFGGTAKWRACYCSDGTGHAVLYTLDSVAVQHGVEVHDRSEAIALIHDGENCIGAVVRCLKTGKLRVYLAKATLIASGGFGRIYRASTNAVINEGGGHIIALDTGVVPLGNMEAIQFHPTGIVPTDILVTEGCRGDGGTLLDVNEERFMHIYEPEKAELASRDVVSRRMTEHIRKGLGVKSPYGDHLWLDIRHLGEKHIKTKLREVYDICKSFLGIDPVHQLIPVRPTQHYCMGGVRTNKYGEAYGLKGLFSAGEAACWDLHGFNRLGGNSLSETVVAGMIVGKRIAGFLQGCEVNFNSRVIKDSVARQEERINNLISGSGKENVYKVRNAMQDILMDYVGIFRNGSDLQKAVHMLQEVYERARNIGLRSDGIGANPELSLALKMPGMVKLALCVAYGALERKESRGSHAREDYPARNDRDWWVRTLAYWEDGATLPTLKYEPATKVVEMPPGERGYGGGKIIPAEIKQGEIEE; encoded by the coding sequence ATGATAGAAACTGTTATGACCGACTTGCTTTGCATAGGCGCCGGTCTTGCTGGTGAGAGGGCAGCGGTTGAAGCCGCGAGGCACGGTTTCAAGGCCATCTGTCTGAGCATTGTCCCGGCCAGAAGGTCTCATTCTTCGGCTGCCCAGGGTGGAATGCAGGCAGCTCTTGGAAATTGCGTTAAAGGAGAGGGTGATTCTCCGGACATACATTTTGAGGATACTGTCAAAGGTTCTGACTGGGGATGCGATCAGGAAGTGGCCCGAATGTTTGCAGAAACCGCTCCTGTTGCCATTCGCCAGATGGCTTATTGGGGTGTGCCCTGGAACAGGGTGGTTGCCGGTAAATCCTATTATTACAAAGGTGGCCAGAAGCTGGAGAAGGAAGAGAAAAAGGAAAAGGAGGGGTTGATTACGGCCAGAGATTTTGGCGGTACTGCCAAATGGAGGGCCTGTTATTGTTCTGACGGCACAGGCCATGCTGTTTTGTATACCCTGGATAGTGTGGCTGTGCAGCACGGAGTGGAGGTGCATGACCGCAGTGAGGCCATTGCTCTTATCCATGACGGTGAAAATTGTATCGGGGCCGTGGTCAGGTGTTTAAAGACAGGCAAACTAAGGGTTTATCTGGCCAAAGCCACATTGATTGCTTCGGGTGGATTTGGAAGAATTTATCGTGCCTCTACCAATGCCGTGATCAATGAAGGCGGTGGCCATATTATTGCCCTGGATACCGGTGTTGTCCCTCTGGGTAACATGGAAGCCATCCAGTTTCATCCCACGGGCATTGTTCCTACAGACATTCTGGTTACTGAAGGTTGCCGCGGGGATGGCGGAACTCTTTTGGATGTAAACGAAGAGCGGTTCATGCATATCTATGAGCCGGAAAAGGCCGAACTGGCCTCCAGGGACGTGGTTTCCCGAAGAATGACAGAGCATATACGCAAGGGCTTGGGAGTCAAGAGTCCTTACGGGGATCATCTATGGCTGGATATCAGGCATCTGGGTGAAAAACATATCAAGACAAAGCTGCGGGAAGTATATGATATTTGCAAGAGTTTCCTGGGGATTGACCCGGTGCATCAATTGATTCCCGTACGACCTACTCAACATTACTGCATGGGCGGTGTACGGACCAATAAATATGGCGAAGCTTACGGGTTAAAAGGTCTTTTCTCTGCCGGGGAGGCTGCCTGCTGGGATTTGCATGGCTTTAACCGGCTGGGAGGCAATTCATTGTCCGAGACTGTAGTTGCCGGGATGATTGTGGGCAAGCGGATAGCTGGTTTTCTCCAGGGCTGTGAGGTCAATTTTAACAGCCGGGTTATTAAGGACAGCGTGGCCAGGCAGGAAGAGAGAATTAATAACTTGATTTCAGGTAGTGGCAAGGAGAATGTATACAAGGTGCGCAATGCCATGCAGGATATTCTCATGGATTATGTGGGTATTTTTCGTAACGGTAGCGACCTGCAAAAGGCCGTGCATATGCTTCAGGAGGTTTATGAGCGGGCCCGGAACATAGGCCTGCGCTCAGATGGCATTGGGGCTAATCCTGAACTATCGCTTGCTTTGAAGATGCCGGGAATGGTGAAGCTTGCCCTGTGTGTTGCTTACGGCGCATTAGAGCGCAAGGAGAGTCGTGGCTCCCATGCACGGGAAGATTACCCGGCCAGAAATGATAGAGACTGGTGGGTGCGTACCCTGGCGTACTGGGAAGATGGGGCAACCCTGCCTACCCTGAAATACGAACCGGCAACAAAGGTGGTTGAGATGCCTCCGGGCGAGAGAGGTTATGGTGGTGGAAAAATTATTCCTGCTGAAATCAAACAAGGAGAAATAGAGGAATAG
- a CDS encoding monomeric [FeFe] hydrogenase produces MNYVNNATLIRRKLLIRIASLFFKNELKKNIDRVPLEIAPKNSKSIRCCIYKDRAVLKYRIMALLGFGMEDEKDELTPLSDYVKKALLREKPESPVLTVIDMTCRSCVRSNYFVTNACRSCVARPCLINCRKNAITMVDGKAKIDSETCVNCGICMKVCPYHAIIYIPIPCEETCPVGAIKKGEDGKEKIDHEKCIYCGKCLQACPFGAILEKSQLIDVMRPLKTANQKTVAIVAPSIVGQFSTDFEKIVSALRKLGFDYIVEVAAGADIAAQKEAEEFIERMEKSDKFMTSSCCPAYTEVVKKHLPVLAPYVSNTETPMHYAAELARNTYPNAKIVFVGPCVAKRQEAIKDPVVDYVLTFEELGALFVAREIEVPDCKPDQVDISANKMGRGFPVTGGVTRAIQQFIGKDTALKEVIIDGLSKQNLRILKKNAQGNCPGNFIEVMCCEGGCVAGPGVLSNPQVAARKVKQFIGE; encoded by the coding sequence ATGAATTACGTAAACAATGCAACTCTAATAAGACGTAAGTTATTAATACGCATAGCATCTCTTTTCTTTAAAAATGAATTGAAAAAAAATATAGACCGTGTTCCTTTGGAAATTGCTCCCAAGAATTCGAAAAGTATCCGCTGCTGTATCTACAAAGATCGTGCTGTGCTTAAATACAGGATAATGGCTCTACTTGGATTCGGCATGGAAGATGAAAAGGACGAATTAACCCCCTTATCTGATTATGTAAAAAAGGCCCTACTCAGGGAGAAGCCGGAATCTCCGGTTCTCACGGTTATTGATATGACATGTAGGTCCTGTGTTCGAAGCAACTACTTTGTAACCAATGCATGTCGTAGCTGTGTAGCACGTCCCTGTTTGATTAACTGTAGAAAGAATGCCATTACGATGGTAGATGGCAAAGCAAAAATCGATTCAGAAACATGTGTTAACTGTGGAATTTGTATGAAAGTCTGTCCTTACCATGCTATCATTTATATACCAATCCCCTGTGAAGAGACTTGCCCTGTCGGTGCAATCAAGAAGGGTGAGGATGGCAAAGAAAAAATTGACCATGAGAAGTGTATTTACTGTGGAAAATGTTTACAGGCATGTCCCTTTGGAGCAATCTTGGAAAAATCTCAGCTTATTGACGTAATGCGTCCTTTGAAAACAGCCAACCAGAAAACTGTTGCGATAGTAGCTCCCTCTATTGTAGGCCAGTTCTCAACGGATTTTGAAAAAATTGTTTCCGCATTACGAAAACTAGGGTTTGATTATATTGTAGAAGTAGCAGCAGGTGCAGATATTGCCGCACAAAAAGAGGCTGAAGAGTTTATTGAACGAATGGAGAAGTCCGATAAATTTATGACTTCTTCTTGCTGTCCTGCATATACAGAGGTTGTGAAAAAACATCTTCCGGTTCTTGCTCCTTATGTTTCGAATACTGAAACACCAATGCATTACGCAGCCGAACTGGCACGCAACACATATCCTAATGCCAAGATTGTCTTTGTGGGGCCTTGTGTAGCAAAACGACAGGAAGCCATTAAAGACCCTGTGGTTGATTACGTACTGACTTTTGAAGAGCTTGGAGCACTCTTCGTTGCCAGAGAAATCGAGGTTCCGGATTGTAAACCTGATCAGGTTGATATTTCAGCAAATAAAATGGGGCGTGGTTTCCCTGTAACCGGTGGAGTTACCAGGGCAATTCAGCAATTTATTGGGAAAGATACTGCATTAAAAGAAGTTATTATCGATGGGCTTTCAAAACAAAACCTGAGAATTTTGAAAAAAAATGCCCAAGGCAATTGTCCGGGTAACTTTATTGAGGTTATGTGCTGTGAAGGTGGATGTGTAGCAGGTCCGGGTGTTCTGAGCAATCCTCAAGTCGCTGCTCGAAAGGTAAAACAATTTATAGGAGAATGA